Proteins found in one Triticum aestivum cultivar Chinese Spring chromosome 4D, IWGSC CS RefSeq v2.1, whole genome shotgun sequence genomic segment:
- the LOC123100671 gene encoding cortical cell-delineating protein-like: MVPSKLALLIAMNLVLFVAVHGCGSCGNTPPVPVPSPPIAVPPAASVPSPPSTGGGGGTCSIDTLKLKVCTNVLNLLKLNLGVPTNEQCCPFLSGLADLDADVCLCTAVQANVLGIKLNVPVDLVLLLNQCGKTCPAYFTCPS; this comes from the coding sequence ATGGTGCCCTCCAAGCTCGCCCTCCTCATCGCCATGAACCTGGTCCTCTTCGTGGCCGTGCATGGCTGCGGGTCGTGCGGCAACACACCGCCTGTCCCGGTCCCAAGCCCGCCGATCGCCGTGCCCCCGGCAGCTTCCGTGCCGTCTCCGCCTTCgaccggcggcgggggcggcaccTGCTCAATCGACACGCTGAAGCTGAAGGTATGCACCAACGTGCTAAACCTGCTGAAGCTCAACCTCGGCGTGCCGACGAATGAGCAGTGCTGCCCGTTTCTGAGCGGCCTCGCCGACCTAGACGCCGATGTGTGCCTCTGCACCGCCGTCCAGGCCAACGTCCTTGGCATCAAGCTCAACGTGCCCGTCGACCTCGTGCTCCTCCTTAACCAGTGCGGCAAGACCTGCCCCGCCTACTTCACCTGCCCTAGCTGA
- the LOC123100672 gene encoding pEARLI1-like lipid transfer protein 2, with translation MAPSKLTLFLALSLVLVGTSHGCGSCGNTPSVPVPTPPIAVPPPAGPVPTPPIAVPPPAVPVPSPPIAVPPPAVPVPTPPTPGGGSGTCSINTLKLGACANVLNLLKLNLGVPASEQCCPLLSGLADLDAAVCLCTAIKANVLGIKLNVPVDLVLLLNQCGKTCPADFTCPS, from the coding sequence ATGGCGCCCTCCAAGCTCACCCTCTTCCTTGCCCTGAGCCTGGTCCTCGTGGGAACCTCGCACGGTTGCGGATCGTGCGGCAACACGCCGTCCGTGCCAGTCCCAACGCCGCCGATCGCCGTGCCACCGCCGGCCGGCCCAGTGCCAACCCCGCCGATCGCCGTGCCCCCACCGGCCGTCCCTGTACCAAGCCCGCCCATCGCCGTGCCCCCGCCGGCCGTTCCAGTACCAACCCCGCCGACGCCCGGTGGCGGCAGCGGCACATGCTCGATCAACACGTTGAAGCTGGGCGCGTGCGCCAACGTACTGAACCTGCTGAAGCTCAACCTCGGCGTGCCGGCGAGCGAGCAGTGCTGCCCGCTCCTGAGCGGCCTGGCCGACCTAGACGCCGCAGTGTGCCTCTGCACCGCTATCAAGGCCAACGTTCTCGGCATCAAGCTCAACGTCCCCGTCGACCTCGTGCTGCTTCTCAACCAGTGCGGCAAGACCTGCCCCGCCGACTTCACCTGCCCTAGCTAA
- the LOC123100670 gene encoding cortical cell-delineating protein → MAPSKLTLFLALSLVLMGTSHGCGSCGNTPSVPVPTPPIAVPPPPVPVPTPPIAVPPPAVPVPTPGGGGTCSINTLKLSACANVLNLLKLNLGVPASEQCCPLLSGLADLDAAVCLCTAIKANVLGIKLNVPVDLVLLLNQCGKTCPADFTCPS, encoded by the coding sequence ATGGCGCCCTCCAAGCTCACCCTCTTCCTCGCCCTGAGCCTGGTCCTCATGGGAACCTCGCACGGTTGCGGATCGTGCGGCAACACGCCGTCCGTGCCAGTCCCAACGCCGCCGATCGCCGTGCCACCGCCACCCGTCCCAGTACCAACCCCGCCGATCGCCGTGCCCCCGCCGGCCGTCCCAGTACCAACCCCTGGCGGCGGCGGCACCTGCTCGATCAACACGTTGAAGCTGAGCGCGTGCGCCAACGTACTTAACCTGCTGAAGCTCAACCTCGGCGTGCCGGCGAGCGAGCAGTGCTGCCCGCTGCTGAGCGGCCtcgccgacctcgacgccgccgtgTGCCTCTGCACCGCCATCAAGGCCAACGTTCTCGGCATCAAGCTCAACGTCCCCGTCGACCTCGTGCTGCTTCTCAACCAGTGCGGCAAGACCTGCCCCGCCGACTTCACCTGCCCTAGCTAA